In Setaria italica strain Yugu1 chromosome I, Setaria_italica_v2.0, whole genome shotgun sequence, the genomic window TTGATAGGATTAAATTAAACGGGAATTGGAAGGCAAAATGCATCTGGTGTAAGAAAATGTTAGGAGAAACAAGAAATGGTACAAATCACTTGCACGAGCACCTTGAGATTTGCCAGGATAGAGCCTCGGAGGGACTGAGGGAGTCCCAGACAATCACGAGTTCTCGGACGTGGGTGTCGGCGCGCGACAGAGAAAGAGCAGCAGCCAGATCCaacatgacaagaacttaagaagGTTATAGTGCTGGGCGGCTAATCCCACACGGTTGGGACCAACTCCAGCCCCTCGTTGATCGCACACAGAGatcaagaaagaaagagacGATGGGCACGGATCGGAGCCGCTAGGGATGAAGGTGAagtcgaagaagaagaaggtgacggTGCGGCTGGTGCAGGAACATATCGACCGCATCAACGAGACCCTTCCCCGTGTTGAGCGAGGAGTTGCTCGTCAGGATCATGCCTTGCCCCGAGGAGCGGGAGAGGTACAACAGGGGTGGTAAAGAGCCCTCTAATTTAACCTAATAAATTTAAGGATCAGGCTCAATAAAGGTCGGACTATAATATTATataattttgaactaaaaatagtcAGAGCTGAGTTGAACTGTGAAGTAGGTATGAGGGTCATGATCCATTATCGTCCCTAGGTATAGGGCGATGATGGCTGAAGCGGCGGCCATGGTGTACAAGTCGTGGGAGGACGTGAAGCGGGAGCAGGACTACGTCCGCGAGGAGCTCGCCATGCTCGGGTACGTCGAGCGCGAGGTCGAGGTCACTGACGACTGAGGACGACGAGGTTGGCGCGCGGCAGCTGATCgcttagggcgtgtttggttgCCTGCTTCTCCCATAGCCAGACTCTGTAGGTGCAAGTTTGAGTTGATTGGTTTCCTGGTCCATCGCTCGAGCCAAGCCCTAGCCATGCAGCCGTACAGCCGGAGCCAGGCCCGCTGGAAATGTTAGAATTGAGCGTTTCTTGGGAGCCAGGGCGAGCTGATGCAGCGCGGCACACGAACATGGATGGCTGTGAGACATTCGGTGCGGGAAAACAAAGAAAGGCAGGCAACCAAGCAGCTATTCTACGGGGTctgggtgcatgcatgcatgcaaccaaTCATGCTGCACTTGCATGCAACTGGCATGGCCCGTTGGAGCCTGGCCCAGTGTGCGGGACAAGTTGAGGACATGCAGGCAACCGAACTGACCCTTAGAGTTTAAATGTGATGAGAAAACACGTTCTCCGGTGAGAAGTGAGTAGCTATCGTCAGTTTAGGTTTCTTTCGAAGTGTATTGGAAAATGTAGGATTGAATTaagtttgggagcactccactttagaaaaaccagctccactctgccagctccacactttcctagctccactccaccaactcaaaaAAACAtagagctgctgcacgtgtttggctaatggcagtgcttcagctccaaaaatatgagcacttgttgtgaatgttctattttaccctttgtaaacggacccacatgtcatactcttctattttctcctctcttcttcctctctctcctctcctcttctcttcttcccacGGACGCCACGACGGTAGGCACCTGGCAAGGAActcgcccccggccggccacgccaccgccgcgggggagctcgccccggccggccacgccgccgccgcgggggagctcgccccggccgcgccgccgccgcggggagctcgccccggctggcccgcgcccccgccgcagAGATATTGAGGCAAACAAACCTACATTCCTCAGCTCATAACATGCATTCCAGATGGAACAGAATGGATTCTACATTATGATGCTAGAAGCACAAAATTGATATCCAGATAACACTGTTACAGCAGGACAGAAGCCTGCTGCCAGAATTTGTGACTAAGGAACATTTACCTCAAAGATAATCTAGCTAAAGACTTCGTAAAACTTCTCAATGACAAGCAAACCCGAGTCAATGGATTCAAGGGGATCCTTCCGGAGCCGATGCCTCAAGCAGTTTGGAATGACAGTAGCAATGTCCTCCACTGTGACCTTGTCCCTTCCTTTCAATGAGGCCAGCGCCTTGGCAGCCCTGTTTGTGACAATATCACCTCTGAGCCCATCAACATTCAACTCAGAGCACACCTTGGATATCTTGACACGGAGGTCATGGTCGATCTGCACGGCACCAAGGTTAGACCGAGCGGATGAGATCTGGTCCTGGAGCTTCTCCTGCTCCTCTTTGTAGGAGTCACGGAACGCCTTCGGGTCTCTGTCAAAGCGAGCCCTCTCTTCCACGATTTTCACCCTCAGCTCTGCGTCCCTGACGGTACCAACCTGCGCATGCATCCCGAACCTGTCCAGCAGCTGCGGCCGGAGCTCCCCTTCCTCCGGGTTACCGGAGCCGATGAGGATGAACCGGGCAGGGTGGGAAATGGAGATACCCTCCCTCTCCACCGTGTTCCACCCCGACGCGGCAGAGTCCGGCAGCACATCCACGAGATGGTCATCCAACAGATTGACCTCGTCTACGTAGAGTATCCCCCTGTTGGCCTTGGCGAGCAGGCCCGGCTCGAAGGCCTTGACGCCCTCGGTGAGCGCCTTCTCGATGTCGATGGTGCCGCAGACGCGGTCCTCGGTGGCGCCGAGGGGCAGGTCGACCATGGTGATCTTGGCGGTGGTCACGGGGAGTCCGGTGTCCCCCTGGAGGACCCGCTCGCGGACCTCGGGGCCCATGACCTCCGGGTCGTCCGGGTCGGAGTTGAAGGGGTCGCCGACTCGCCCCGGCTGGCCCGCGCCCCGGCTGGccacgcccccgccgcgggggagctcgccccggccgcgccgccgccgccgcgggggagctcgccccggctggcccgcgccccggccgcgccgccgccgcggggggagctcgcccccggccgGACGCCCCTGCCGGCCTGCGCCCCATGGGAGAGGAAATGAAGATGACGGAGGAGATAGAAAAAAAGAACCGAACCGGTAAcctgtgtaaccagtggcaatggtgggtaaataatcCCAACTCCATGAGGAAGTCTGAAAAGGAGGTTTTTGGAGCATCTCTTGAGGTACTCCGtgaaaaacgtggatctaccccccgctccacctttttcctggagccggagttactggagctagacgcgtttggctacgaaattttcggagttggtggagtggagcaattttttgtggagtggagtgctcccaaacaccccctaagtaccACGACACTTGTGTTCATAAGATTTTTTGCTTGGTTTCTTTGCTAGTTCAGCGCTCGTATGCTCTGCTCATCTGGTTGGCTCGGTGTGTCCTATTCCACTACTGTATTTATGATATTAACTTCTGTTTATTCTGTAATCGACTCCAAATTTCTCTCTCTTATTACCATGTCTATGCAATGCATATGTACTTCAATGTTTACCATATATTGATGGATTTAGGATGTTTACCATGTATTGATAGAGTTAGTTTGTTTATCGTATATTGATGGATTTTGGACATTTCTTTCTTGCAAGTCTTACTTAGAATCAATTGTTCGGCTTCTAGAGGGTTGCCAAATTGCTATTGATCATGCTAAAGAGTCTCTGAACAAGGAGTAGGAGTCATTCTTGGTGGCTGTGCTGATGGAACTGATGATGCCTTACCGAAGCTGAAGATTTTGGCAAGTGAACAATCCGGTTGGTTACTTTGCCTGGTGGTGTCTATTGTGCCCCAAACTCAGCCCCAGGTGTTTGTTAGTTCCTGCTCTGTACTTATCTCGTTGCTGGTTCTTGTTAACTGCTGCCTCCGTTTATTCTGGAGTATACATATTCTTGGTCATTTTAATCAGGCAGTTGAATTCACTCGTGTAGAAGTTGAGCACTGGTTTCCTGAAGATTAGATTGATTGCCGAAGATTGAAACAAAACCTATGTTCAATTTGATGGTGCGCTGGAGTTGGTGACATGGTGATGGAAGTTAACCAGAGCTGTTGAAGCCTTGAAGGAGGTTGGTAAGTCGGTGACATGATGGCACAAGCGTTTCATCCCGGGCCGGGGCTCTCCCCCAGCGGCCCAGGTGTCGAGCACCGTGTGGTTTTTCCCAGAACCGCCCGGCCCGCCCTATCTAACGGCACCCCACGGCTCAGCACCTCCGCGGGGCCCGCCATCGCGTCCAACGCCCAAGCCGGCCCCAAATCCAACTGCTCCCCTTCCCGGGCCGCTCAGCTGAGCTGACGGCCTCGCCGGTCTCCTCTCCAGTCTCCCCTGCCTCCGGCGGATCGCGCGTCGTCTCGCCTCGCTGCGACCAAGCTCCCCACGACGACCAGCGGTTCTCCTCTCCGGTGGTGGTAAGCGCAGCACCCAACCTCCATCCCTCCCTGAGCCTCTGATTCGACCCGGACCCTACATACGGTCCTCGAATCGCGTTCTCCGTTTGTGCCGAAGGCTTAAGATAGCGGCGCTCCAATTTGGTCGCCGGGCCGTCGCGCGGGGTGCCTGTTCGGGAATGGCTCCACTCTAGCTAGTTTCTCTTCCTCCCGTTTGCAGTGTCGAGCCGCCGCGCGTTCCCGCGTTCAGCTTAGGCGGATGATCCCCCGAGCAGCGTAGCCCTGAACCGGAATATTACTTTGATTGCTCATCAGCGCGGGACATGGAGATGGTTGTTCTGGCCATCCAGTCTCCGTTCCTGTTTCTGACTGAGTGACTGGATGGTGCACAAGCATCTGTTCACTCTGGGCCTCTGGCCTATCTGCAGATTGTTTCAGTCTGCTACTCTGCTTTGTCAATGGGTTGCTCATTGCCCATTTTTTCTTTCACTATAGACAAGGACAGTTGCCTTATTTCTAATCTGCAGACTTTCCTTTTTCAGGACACTTTTGGACCAATTGAAGTAAACTACCCGGAATTTCATTGGGCAAACTTATGAGCACGGTGGAGGAAGATGGCTATAGTTCACGGTGCGACCTGTGCGATACAGAGGTCATACACAGCATGACGGAACTCCTGCTTCAGGGATTGGCCACTGCTTCGGTGGACAGCACCACCGGCGATATATTCAAGAGTGCATCTTCTGTAGCTGTCGCTGTGAAGGCCGAGCTAGAAAATTACATGCTTGTGAGAACCGAAGCGCTTGTTCGTGAATCGGTGGTTGGAGATGAGGACCATTCGGAACAATTAATGAAAGCATCAACAAGGCCGACTGAGTTCCTGTCagacttgattgatgactttGTGGCTTTGAAAAAGAATGTGCTGAGCCATGTGTCCGGGTTTTTGTCTAGTGAAAGCCGCTTGAACAAAATTAAAGATTTTATGCAAAAGATGGAGACTGAGAATGTGTGGGCACTGGACGCAAGGAAGGCTACCGCAGAGACTATTCTTGTGAGCATAGATATGAAATGCATTTTCCATTGCCCCGAGAGATTCGTTGAGCAAGATAAGCTAGCTGACCACAGAAGTCAGTGCAAATTTAGGGTAGTGGACTGCAAAAATGATGGATGTTCAGCTTCATTTTCTGCCATTCATATTGAGGACCATGACTCCATCTGTCCGTTTAAGGCCCTGCCATGTGACCAGCTGTGCGAGCAACATGTTATGCGTTGTGAGATGGACAGACATTGTGCAACAGTTTGCCCTATGAAGCTTATTAACTGTCCTTTTTACCACGTTGGATGCGAAACAGCCTTTCCACAGGGTAATCTTGATAATCATTGTTCTAAGCTACTTCAAACACATATGTTGTATGTTCTCCAAGCAACCACAAGACAGAATGCTACCGTTAATGATATGAATCAACGGTTACAACTCCTTGAGAAGGTTAGTGTGATCTGTATTTGACCTTCTGTAACTAGATTTAAACAATGCTCCTATAGAAGTTTCAATAAGTTGATGACTATTTAACTCAACGACCAGAAGGTGTAACTCACTGAGGAACCGGTGAAAGAATAAACATGGTTTATTAGATGGAAATTGTATGCATATGCGCTAGTAATGTGTGCTAGAATAACCTTAGCCAAGTTATCAATGTGCCAGAGTAGGGGATATCTTCTAGATCAATCTGTAATTATTGAATCATGCCGGGGCTTGCAATTGATAGTATCATCAACTGAttttcagaagaaaagatgGTGATTATTTGTAAGGAAAAATATGTGGCTCCTGTTTTACAGTGTTCCAAACAAAAATACGCCTGAATTCTTCTGAATATTATTGCAGGCTCAGTCACTTAACGAAATGTCTGGGGCTTTAGATGTCAGGTCCCTCACTCTGATAATAAAGGAGCAAGAAGCAAAGATCAAGAAACTCGAGCACGATATCAAAACACAAGAGGCAAAGATGAAGAAGCTTGAGAATGAGTTTAGGTCAAGGAATGCATGATAATTGGTAACTGCCATAATTCTATATTTATTAGACAAATCAGGTTGGCATGCTTTAGGACCTGTAAATAATAATTAGCATTACCACACAGTTTACGATCATGTTTTCTTTTGTTCATGTACAAACCATAGACTGTAGGGTTTAGAAATATCAGCTTCTCTTGGGTTATCTTTTTAAGTTGATGTAATTGACGTTTTGATCTTTTCTATCTTACAGTAAATACTTGGAATATTGTGGGGATTAGTTGTATATGAATCATATATCTCCTTGTTGATTTTATCCCAGATTAATGATATCCAGGTGTTTTGTCCTAATTTAAAAGCACAGAACAATGGCATGATCATCCATGATGACCTTCTAGTTTATGCAGAGCAACACATATTTTTTGTTGTGTGTAATTTGTGAAAAAAGTGTGAGGTTCAGGACTTGTGACATATATAATGAATGCCTTTAAGTGACAATAATAATGTGATGAGACACATTTACCACGTGATACAAATGTTGTGAATCACTGGAGACACATCTTTTGCCTAGGGCACAAGTATATCGTGCACCAGTTGTATGTCAATGCAGGGTCTTCCACTCGAAAATATAAGGATGATATTGGTTTAAAAAATAGTCATTAAGCTACCTTTGCTGCATTCTGTGCTGGTATGTGTGATTCCTCACTTTACTACATTTTGCTGAAATATATTGTGTGCTTCTAGCACCGAAAGCTGCTCCTTGAGGAAGTTCTCTGACTTGTCTTGCCAATCCCTTGAATTAGCTACGCGGTTTAGTAGAGAATTTTGCATTGCATGATGCAGCTCCCAGTCGATTTAGGCATTAACAGATTAGTTTTGATTAAAAAGTGCATGCGCATTGCATTTCAACAAAGTAACAGAAACAATTGTTTTCCTGTTCCTATTTGATCTGATAAGCATCCACCTTGTCAAGGTTAGAGATTCATCATAGCAGGAGTTTTCCTAATTTTTAGGAAATTATCCTTGACAAATGTCAAATTGTCACGGAGAATTAGTATAGTGTTTCTAGAACATTCCACAAACATTTAACTGCAAAATATAGCGCAAAGATTTCCTTCAGGTTATGTTGTTCACAGAAGAGTTATTCATATGTGTTAAAAGAAACTGACTGACAAGTTGCCAGGAACTAATTGATATCAATGAATGAGAGATTTCTGGTTCCTGTTTTCTTTTATGGGAATCTTACGTTATATAAAAGTGATCTATTAACTTGCACTAATTACTGCAGGAAATCAAGTTGCACCAGTCCCTCAAGATGTTtagatttttccttttcttttgaagctTGTATCAAACATCAACTTTGACCTATTTTGTTGGAAATGAAATGGTAAACTAGATCACTACTATAATTACTTGGCTGATGTACTGAACCATCATACTGATTTTCTACTTTGCAGGAATGCCTCCAACTCTCCATGGTCTGAAGCGTCTTTGTGTGGATGCAATTCCATATGTGGCTTTCCACACAGCTTTTCTTGGATGTCTCCACAACGTCATTGTTGGCTTGGCTGTTTCACAGCTTCCAGGATGTGATCACAATCACCATATAAAatcttgcaaacttgtttgtaCTGCGCTTGTATATGTGCATGGCAGTCTGTACATGATTTTCATATGCAGGTTTTCACGGCGAAGATGCCATCACAATCTCGTCACTGTCCTGGCTATTTGACTCGGATCGGAGGAAATAATCACAAGCAGCCTCTAAAATCTTGCAAACTTCTCTCCTGTACTGCACCAGAATACCAGATCATGTCAAAACAAACCATCAAATAGTGTTTTTGATTAGATCAATATTGGTTTCTTTATTTATTACACAATTTTATTGGTCATTATAACTAGAGGTAGTTGTGTGATGCATATCAACTTGGAGTCACTTTATCATATTTTTGTCACATTCCTAATTTGACAGTAGTAGTGACTGAAAGCCAAATTGGTCCAAGAAATTAGGATTCTGAAGTCTAAATTGCTgtccttcctttttcttatgTTATGGAGATGTGAAATGTCAGTGGTACATATTCTTTAGCTAGGAGACCATATCGAATATGTTGTTGCATACCTCATCAGTTGCTCCAGATTTTATTCTGGATTGCAATATGCACCATTTCTTCATGTTTACCCCTGTTATGTGCAGAAAATAATGTAATATTATCGTAAATATGTTTCGACTGAATAGATTTAATGGAAGTCCAGTTTAACTAACCAATCTTTATATTCACTTGACATGTTGAACTGGAGGTTGTTCTTAGCGACCACCTGCTGTGGATCTGTAAGAAAGGTATTAGCCACAATTCTCCCCATTGAAAAGATATTTATATCTATACTAGAAAACCAAATAACCTGCAGTATTGTGTGGAAAAGAAATGGTTAAACTTTATGTTCTGTTCGCTAGCATTACTGTGAAACATTAACAGAAAAAGACATAAATATGAGCATGCGACTACATTAAATTAATAAGAGTATTAAATTTTACTTATAAATGCGAAACGTAACTGAAGAAAGACAAATTTAGAAGGGCGCTGTTAAATATTAAATTATTCTAGAAGCACACAAGTTACTGAATCTCAGAGAAGTAGTAGTGTGCTGATGAATATCTTTTCAAATGCTTTAGATGTTCAGTTTCAACTATTTTTTCAAGAATATACTATCTCAGATGCCAAATACCTCAAAGTAAGAACCAAAAGGAACATCATGTGCCTGGTGCTTTGTCTCATAGATCTGAAATCAGATAAATACTCATTGTTTTGTTGATGGAAAAAACTCCCGGAAAAATTTCAGTGATATATCTGTTCTAAGTTATTGTTACCAAGTTTCTTTTATCCTTTGAGAAAGAAGCATGCTGCCATTCTGTCACTGCTGTGTCTGGAGGACACAAAGGACTGTGGCATTGTGACTTGAAAGTTACTTCACGAACCTTGCCACCGTACTCTTCTGAGGCACACCACTTCCTCAGCTGCAGTAAAATCCAAACATTTATGTATTAAATTATGTTGGTCATTGCTGTCAGCAGTCAAATGAGTAGCAGCTCCAAGAAATTAATATTAACAATGTAAATAGTGCAACTGACAAATAGGCACCTTTAAGTCTGTATCTTTTCTTGTATCTCGGTATTGCTGGAAAAACATTGAATTGTCACCCAATATTGCACTGAAAAACTTCTCGGCTGTACCAGGGAAGAACTTCTGCAAGATAAGTCATATCAGAATATGAAATGGATTATACATCAGAAGAATTAGCAAAACGAAGTGGGATGCTCACACTGGTTACATCTGCAAGAACATGTTCATTGATGAAAGGTTGGAATGTTATAGCCTTTTCAATTCTTTTTTCTGGTGCCTTTGTGCTGTCTGTCTTAGTACCTAGTAAACTGTTACTTTCTTTTTGTAGAAGTACATGTGCTCTCACCTGCATGTGGGGACAACAAGCATAAATATCAGGCAATTTCCACAAGACGAAGTGGAAAGATATGAAATGATAAAGCTTGAACACTTTCTGGATACCTTTTTTTCAGCCTCCAAGGTTGCTTCATAACTTCGTAGTGCAATCTCTAGAGCTCTAAATGTACGGTTTCTACTCCAGAATGATGCGAATGTATACCTAACCCTTCCTGAAAAATTAGATGGATGCTCAACTGAAAATTTCTCTTGATAATTTTCCAGCATGGAAGCTGAAAAACAATGCACATGAGTTATTTCTTGGAGTTATTGTGAGATGCTACGTCTGCTACTGGTTTACTTGTACAGGAGTACTTCAGCTTGAAAACGGTACAGTCAAGATCTTTGGTTGAAATTTTCAGAAATCTTGTAGATTGAATCGATGAGGGCTAGTTTTCCAATTAGGTGTGTGTTTGCATCTAACTTGTTAAGATTGCGCCAGAAAATGATTTACCATTTTGACTGCATGAACGTGGTGTTCCATGTCCACCTGCACCAGCATTAAGAAAAATTGTAATTGATGGGTTGATAAGAGAATGCTGGCTTCTTTTTATCTGCAGGATACATTGATTTGTATGTCAGCTCTTTCAACCAAAAGAAGGCAGATGCTGAAGCCAGAAAAGAGCTATATGGTTTGCATACCTCGTCTATGTCTTGTAATGGAATAATCACCTAAAGAATTCAGATATTAGAGAAGGAACTCAATGAAAAATTGGTCTAAAATTTCTTCTCACTAATTTCATACTGTTACCTATTGGTTTCGGTACCTTATTTGTGCCATGTAGGTACTAATATTTATATAAGCGGGGATAACAACTAAATTTCTACAGATTTTCTGAGGCAGATGAGATGGTGCTATGATTTTCCTTACTCATCATTTACAACTGTCTAAGGATCAGTTTTGGATTCTAAGAAAGCTGAAAAAAGACTAATGCACATTTCATCTTCAATCAGTGTTTGTCTCCAGTATTCACCAATTATAAATCAAGCAGCAATATTAAGTTGAAAGGAGCCATTTTCGGAAGAATTGCTTACATTCAATTGTTTGGAGAATACGTTAGAGTGGAAGCACAGATGCCATTGGGAGATGTACATACGGCCATGGTGCAAGAAACACCTCTCCAGAGCACAGGAGTAACTTTGGTGAACAATCTGAAAGCATAAGAATAAATCGGATGTGTCAGAAATTATCAGTTCCGATGAGTATGGTGCATGTCTGCATATGTAATTATAATTTGTCGAGAGTAAGTACTTCATCATGGGGAAGTTTATATATGGTTTGCAGAGGGCCAATGCCTTCAATCATCGCTTGACGTTGCTTCTTCAGTGTCATCTTTCTCGGGGACTCAGCTCCAGTACATTCTTCAAATAAGCTGGAAAATATGATTAAACGGGGATGATGTTTTCATTGCATTCAGAAATACTGCTGCTGTTTTTACCAAACAAACAAGGTTACCTATCAGAATCTGGAAATGCTTTAGTTGAATGAAGACGCAAGTAGATCTGCAACCACATGTTTTTGGCATTGTAAATACATGCTGAGATTCACTGAAGATGGCGGCAAGTGCAACAAAGCACTCAACTGCAAAGCTTTCATAAAGTCATGTCTTACCTGACCAAATTTGCTGTCCAGTTCATACCAATTAGCCCCAGTTTCATCTTCACTGAGAACAGCTATAGTTACAGATCCAATAACTTTGCATTTGCATACTGTATCCCAATCATATAAAGTTATGGTTACCTATGCAGAAAGTAACGACACATGTCAAACATTTAATCATAGCAATTTTGGCATCAAATACTAAAAAAAACACTCGTTTCAGATGTTCTCAACTTTGTTATTTTTATGAAAGCTAGAGGCTCTCAATTTTTTATTCAGAGTTTTCGGTGTGGCTGTGGGATAGGAAACATTCCGAACCACATGAACTTAATCACAGTTTGCCTATTTATTTTCGTTATTATACAATCTATACCATGTTAATCTTACTTGAGTCATTGGCAGGTCATGCTGATACTATATTACTATCCTGAGGCAAGAAATGTGACTTCAGAGAAGCGCTATGATGCTGCATCCGCGCAGCAATGCACGCCCTGTACTCCCAAATTCATTATGCTGCTCTCTGATGCTACTTTACATAACTTTTCTGCAGGTTGGTGTTCACTACTTAAATCTTGAATTCGAGCGGTCTTGTTTACGCTGTGCCGCATGGACCACTGACTTAATTCTGGGTGGGGTTGTGGTGGGATGAGCTGGGGGAAATATTTGTGTCACATGATTATGACGCAGCAAAGCGCCGCCtttcgatttttttttcatgtactTCGAATCTAAATTCTCAAAGTTCAGCAGCAAAAGGAAGCGATGTACGCTGTTCTTCGAAGGTTCTAAGCAAGCCTGCAGGGATTAAAAGGGCTGAAAATATAGTAGATTAGTAGTGCTAGCAGTACTGTAGTGGCAAAGCAATAGTTTTGTATCAGGACAAAAGGCTGGCGTGCATCCTGGACCATCTCTGATGGAGCATTTGTCTAGTGGATGGCGCCATACGGCTGTTGCTGTTCTCTCACGCTTGGGACAGACAGGCAGACAGGCGCTCTGGATGAAGAATGGCTGGGTTAACTCGTGTTGAGGCCTTGAGGGATTGAGGCATCCATCATTTTGTTGGGAGCCTGACACGTTCATGATTGGACTGAAAGTCTTGGTGGCTGCAGACTCGAACGACCACTGCTTGGAGTTGAGTTTGAGCATGGCTGCAGGGTTGCCCGGTGAATGGAAGTGCAGTGATGGATGGATACGGTGGCTGTCACGTGCTCAGCTGTAGCATTGCTTCGAAATTTCAAATGCAGTGAGGAAGCTGTTACCTCTACCGGGAGCTGATCGACCAGGAAGTTGAACTCCTCTCCCCACAGAGGGTTCCTCGGGCTGGGCACCATGGAACTGCAGAAGGGCACCCTCACTTTGTTCAGAATCATTCACGAGCTCAACTACGATGATCATACGAAGATGCAAAGATGGAGGGAGCCATATGCGGACCTGAAGCGCTTCTGCTCGCCGCAGGAGATGACGGCGAAGGGATCGGAGCTGCCGTCCAAGTTGGCGCCGATCAGGTACTTGGCAGAGAGCAGCTCCAGCTGAGATCGAGACCAAACATGAGCAAGCTTAATCGGCAAGTACGTCGATCAGAGACATAGAGTTGCCATTGGATATGATGGGTTTGCGGTTACCTTGATGACGTAGCCGCCGGCGCCCGGAGCGCAAGTGATTTCAGAGACCGCCCTGCCCCTTGCGCCgctccggccgcggccggcgtcaCGGTGGCAGGTCGCAGAAGAATGCGAGGAGGAGGCTGGCGACgagttgctgccgccgccgccggcggccgtgggCTTGGCGTGCTGGTCCgtcgtgaggaggaagaggacgagcgCGGCGACGAGCAGCGCCGTGGCGGAGATGGCGACCTCGG contains:
- the LOC101783826 gene encoding magnesium-chelatase subunit ChlI, chloroplastic-like is translated as ELPRGGGVASRGAGQPGRVGDPFNSDPDDPEVMGPEVRERVLQGDTGLPVTTAKITMVDLPLGATEDRVCGTIDIEKALTEGVKAFEPGLLAKANRGILYVDEVNLLDDHLVDVLPDSAASGWNTVEREGISISHPARFILIGSGNPEEGELRPQLLDRFGMHAQVGTVRDAELRVKIVEERARFDRDPKAFRDSYKEEQEKLQDQISSARSNLGAVQIDHDLRVKISKVCSELNVDGLRGDIVTNRAAKALASLKGRDKVTVEDIATVIPNCLRHRLRKDPLESIDSGLLVIEKFYEVFS
- the LOC101765307 gene encoding uncharacterized protein LOC101765307, which translates into the protein MSTVEEDGYSSRCDLCDTEVIHSMTELLLQGLATASVDSTTGDIFKSASSVAVAVKAELENYMLVRTEALVRESVVGDEDHSEQLMKASTRPTEFLSDLIDDFVALKKNVLSHVSGFLSSESRLNKIKDFMQKMETENVWALDARKATAETILVSIDMKCIFHCPERFVEQDKLADHRSQCKFRVVDCKNDGCSASFSAIHIEDHDSICPFKALPCDQLCEQHVMRCEMDRHCATVCPMKLINCPFYHVGCETAFPQGNLDNHCSKLLQTHMLYVLQATTRQNATVNDMNQRLQLLEKAQSLNEMSGALDVRSLTLIIKEQEAKIKKLEHDIKTQEAKMKKLENEFRSRNA
- the LOC101784236 gene encoding BAG-associated GRAM protein 1-like encodes the protein MGQCLSWALGLLLPSLWEAEVAISATALLVAALVLFLLTTDQHAKPTAAGGGGSNSSPASSSHSSATCHRDAGRGRSGARGRAVSEITCAPGAGGYVIKLELLSAKYLIGANLDGSSDPFAVISCGEQKRFSSMVPSPRNPLWGEEFNFLVDQLPVEVTITLYDWDTVCKCKVIGSVTIAVLSEDETGANWYELDSKFGQIYLRLHSTKAFPDSDSLFEECTGAESPRKMTLKKQRQAMIEGIGPLQTIYKLPHDEIVHQSYSCALERCFLHHGRMYISQWHLCFHSNVFSKQLNVIIPLQDIDEIKRSQHSLINPSITIFLNAGAGGHGTPRSCSQNGRVRYTFASFWSRNRTFRALEIALRSYEATLEAEKKVRAHVLLQKESNSLLGTKTDSTKAPEKRIEKAITFQPFINEHVLADVTSKFFPGTAEKFFSAILGDNSMFFQQYRDTRKDTDLKLRKWCASEEYGGKVREVTFKSQCHSPLCPPDTAVTEWQHASFSKDKRNLIYETKHQAHDVPFGSYFEIHSRWSLRTTSSSTCQVNIKIGVNMKKWCILQSRIKSGATDEYRREVCKILEAACDYFLRSESNSQDSDEIVMASSP